Proteins encoded together in one Calonectris borealis chromosome W, bCalBor7.hap1.2, whole genome shotgun sequence window:
- the LOC142074666 gene encoding zinc finger and BTB domain-containing protein 5-like, which yields MDFPGHFEQVFQQLNYQRLHGQLCDCVIVVGNRHFKAHRSVLAACSTHFRALFTVAEGDQTMNMIQLDSEVVTAEAFAALIDMMYTSTLMLGESNVMDVLLAASHLHLNSVVKACKHYLTTRTLPMSPPSDRVQEQNARIQRSFMLQQLGLSIVSSALNSTQSTEEQLNTMSSSMRSNIEQRTTFPIRRLHKRKQSSDDRARQRIRPTVDESISDVTPESGQSVVHSREDFFSPDSLKNVDNSKADAVIDKQEDNTIIFDQSFGAQEDAQVPSQSDNSGGNISQISISSQVIQVETSFDQEATSEKNNFPCKNPEVSLNEKEHTGVVVKSEPLSSPEPQDEVSDVTSQAEGSESVEVEGGVVSAEKIELSPESSDRSFSDPQSSTDRVGDIHIMEVSNNLEHKSTFSISNFLNKSRGGNFGASQNSNDNIPNTTRDCRMDGDASYLLSPESGPASSHSSVTVCHVENPFSESADSHFVRPMQDAMALPCVQTSGYRAAEQFGMDFPRSGLGLHSSSRTVMGSVRGGASSFPGYRRIAPKMPVVTSVRSSQLQDNTSSSQLLINGTTFENGHPSQPGPPQLTRASADVLSKCKKALSEHNVLVVEGARKYACKICCKTFLTLTDCKKHIRVHTGEKPYACLKCGKRFSQSSHLYKHSKTTCLRWQSSNLPSTLL from the coding sequence ATGGATTTTCCAGGACACTTCGAGCAAGTCTTTCAGCAGCTAAATTACCAGAGGCTTCATGGCCAACTTTGTGACTGTGTCATTGTGGTGGGAAACAGACATTTCAAAGCCCATCGCTCTGTTCTGGCAGCGTGTAGCACACACTTCCGAGCTCTCTTTACTGTAGCAGAGGGTGATCAAACTATGAACATGATTCAGCTGGACAGTGAAGTGGTGACAGCAGAAGCTTTTGCTGCCCTGATTGATATGATGTACACTTCTACACTAATGCTTGGGGAGAGCAATGTAATGGATGTCTTGCTGGCTGCTTCTCACCTACATTTGAACTCTGTTGTTAAAGCGTGTAAACACTACCTTACTACCAGGACACTACCAATGTCTCCACCTAGTGATAGAGTTCAGGAGCAAAATGCACGCATCCAAAGATCTTTCATGCTTCAGCAACTTGGGCTGAGCATTGTGAGCTCTGCGTTAAATTCCACTCAGAGCACAGAGGAACAACTAAATACCATGAGCTCATCGATGAGAAGTAACATAGAACAACGTACTACCTTTCCTATCCGGCGTCTCCACAAGCGTAAGCAGTCTTCTGATGATCGGGCCAGACAGCGAATCAGACCTACCGTAGATGAGTCCATTTCAGATGTTACTCCAGAGAGCGGGCAGTCAGTAGTTCATTCacgagaagattttttttcaccaGATTCACTGAAGAATGTGGACAATTCTAAGGCTGATGCTGTTATTGATAAACAAGAGGATAATACTATTATTTTTGATCAGTCTTTTGGTGCTCAAGAAGATGCTCAAGTGCCCAGCCAGTCAGACAACAGTGGAGGAAACATTTCACAGATATCCATCTCATCTCAGGTAATACAAGTGGAAACCAGTTTTGATCAGGAAgctacttctgaaaaaaacaacttcCCATGCAAAAATCCAGAAGTCAGTCTAAATGAAAAAGAACACACGGGGGTGGTGGTTAAATCTGAGCCTTTGAGTTCCCCAGAGCCTCAAGATGAAGTGAGTGATGTCACTTCTCAAGCAGAAGGCAGTGAGTCTGTTGAAGTGGAAGGAGGAGTGGTGAGCGCAGAGAAGATAGAACTGAGTCCTGAAAGCAGTGATCGTAGCTTTTCTGACCCACAGTCTAGTACTGATAGGGTGGGAGACATCCATATTATGGAAGTGTCAAATAACCTGGAACACAAGTCCACTTTCAGTATCTCAAATTTTCTGAATAAAAGCAGAGGTGGTAACTTTGGTGCAAGTCAAAATAGCAATGATAACATTCCGAATACAACAAGGGACTGCAGAATGGATGGTGATGCCTCTTACCTATTGAGTCCAGAGTCTGGGCCTGCTAGTAGTCATTCCTCTGTTACAGTTTGTCATGTAGAGAATCCATTCAGTGAGTCTGCAGACTCTCATTTTGTTAGACCAATGCAGGATGCAATGGCTCTTCCATGTGTACAGACTTCCGGGTACAGGGCTGCAGAACAATTTGGTATGGATTTTCCAAGGTCAGGCTTGGGCCTGCACTCTTCATCAAGGACAGTGATGGGCTCTGTAAGAGGTGGAGCTAGTAGCTTTCCTGGCTATCGTCGCATAGCCCCCAAAATGCCTGTTGTGACCTCTGTCAGGAGCTCCCAGCTACAAGATAACACTTCCAGTTCCCAGCTGTTAATCAATGGGACTACTTTTGAAAATGGACATCCTTCACAACCTGGTCCACCACAGTTGACAAGGGCATCTGCAGATGTTCTTTCAAAGTGTAAGAAGGCCTTATCTGAACATAATGTCTTGGTTGTTGAAGGTGCTCGTAAATATGCCTGTAAGATCTGCTGCAAGACTTTTTTGACCCTAACAGACTGTAAGAAGCACATTCGTGTGCATACAGGAGAAAAGCCTTATGCCTGTTTAAAGTGTGGCAAACGGTTCAGCCAGTCCAGCCATCTATATAAACATTCCAAAACAACCTGTCTGAGGTGGCAGAGCAGCAATCTACCTAGCACTTTGCTTTAA